A section of the Saccopteryx leptura isolate mSacLep1 chromosome 4, mSacLep1_pri_phased_curated, whole genome shotgun sequence genome encodes:
- the SRRM2 gene encoding serine/arginine repetitive matrix protein 2 isoform X3: protein MYNGIGLPTPRGSGTNGYVQRNLSLVRGRRGERPDYKGEEELRRLEAALVKRPNPDILDHERKRRVELRCLELEEMMEEQGYEEQQIQEKVATFRLMLLEKDVNPGGKEETPGQRPAVTETHQLAELNEKKNERLRAAFGISDSYVDGSSFDPQRRAREAKQPAPEPPKPYSLVRDSSSSRSPTPKQKKKKKKKDRGRRSESSSPRRERKKSSKKKKHRSESESKKRKHRSPTPKSKRKSKDKKRKRSRSTTPVPKSRRAHHSTSADSASSSDTSRSRSRSAATKTHTTALTGQSLSPASGCRGEGDAPSREPDTTNTGHPSSPEPSAKQPSNPCEDKDKKEKSAGRPSPSPERSSTGPEPSAPTLLLAEQHGSSPQPLATTPLSQEPVNPPSEASPTRGRLPTKSPEKPPQSSSESCPPSPQPTKVSRHASSSPESPKPTPAPGSRRDISSSPVSKSHSRGRAKRDKSHSHTPRRVGRSRSPTTTKRGRSRSRTPTKRGHSRSRSPQWHRSRSVQRWGRSRSPQRRGRSRSPQRPGWSRNRNTQRRGRSRSARRGRSHSRSPATRGRSRSRTPARRGRSRSRTPARRRSRSRTLTRRRSRSRTPARRGRSRSRTPARRRSRTRSVRRRSRSRSPARRGGRSRSRTPARHGRSRSRTPARRGRSRSRTPARRGRSRSRTPARRGRSRSRTPARRGRSHSRSVVRRGRSHSRTPQRRGRSGSSSERKNKSRTSQRSRSNSSSEMKKFRVSSRRSRSLSSPRSKAKSRLSLRRSLSGSSPCPKQKSRTPARRSRSGSSQSKAKSQTPRRSRSGSSPPNQKSKTPSRQSRSSSPQSKVKSDTPPRQGSVTSPQANEQSTTPQRQSFSETSPDPEMKSRTPLRLSCSESSPPRVKSSTPTRQSRSGSSSPQPKVKAITSPVQSHSGSSSPSSSRVTSKTPPRQSRSESPCSRVESRLLQRQSKSRSSSPDTKVKPGTPPRQSHSGSTSPCPQVKPQTSPGHNLSGSKSPCFQEKSKDSPVAQSCSGSFSLCPEVKSSTPPGESYFGSSSLQQEEQSHISLDPKSDTLSPEMRQSHYESLFLQSKSQTPKGSQSRSSSPETETVPRSPIAQERNKVSLSPGLKSGMSPEQNISQCDSSLYPAMDCNSLLGQSRLEPSPEPVKKTSLLLQEDIDASSRLSGKVSSSPVQNRTESSPVLKETPRTPSKERGGDGSSPDTKDQSSVLAKPSQDEEFMEVVEGSSSQVLSHLSPELKEMAGSNFESSPEIEERPAMSLTPDQSQLSQASLETEVPALTSAWSGPHFSPEHKELSNSPPRENSYGSPLEFRNSGPVAEISTGFSPEVKEVLTVPVSNQLETDPSLDMKEQLMRSSRCSSSELSPDTMEKAGMSSSQSVSSPVLDTTRRTPSRERSSSASSELKDGLPRTPSRRSRSGSSPGLRDGSGSPSRHSLSGSSPGMKDIPRTPSRGRSECDSSPEPKALPKTPRPRSHSPSSPELNKCLTPQRERSGSESSIEQKTLARTPLGQRSRSASSQELDEKPSASPQERSESDSSDSKVKTRMPLRQRSHSGSSPEVESKSRPSPQLSRSGSSPEGKDKPRIASRAQSGSDSSPEPKALAPRALPRRSRSGSSSKGRGPSEGSSSSESSPEHPPKSRMARRSSRSSVEPKIKSRTPPRRRSSRSSEITRKTRLSRRSRSASSSPETRSRTPPRRRRSPSVSSPELPEKSRSSRRRRSASSPRTKTTSRRGRSPSPKPRGLQRSRSRSRREKTRTTRRRDRSGSSQSTSRRRQRSRSRSRVTRRRRGGSGYHSRSPARQESSRTSSRRRRGRSRTPPTSRKRSRSRTSPAPWKRSRSRASPATHRRSRSRTPLVSRRRSRSRTSPVSRRRSRSRTSVTRRRSRSRASPVSRRRSRSRTPLVTRRRSRSRTPARRRSRSRTPPVTRRRSRSRTPLVIRRRSRSRTSPITRRRSRSRTSPVTRRRSRSRTTPVTRRRSRSRTSPVTRRRSRSRTPPAIRRRSRSRTPLLPRKRSRSRSSLALRRRSRSRTPRTTRGKRSLTRSPPAIRRRSVSGSSSDRSRSATPPATRNHSGSRTPPVALSSSRMSCFSRPSMSPTPLDRCRSPGMLEPLGSSRTPMSVLQQSGGSMLDGPGSRIPDHARTSVPENHAQSRIALALTAISLGTARPPPSMSAAGLAARMSQVPAPVPLMSLRTAPAASLASRIPAASAAAMNLASARTPAIPTAVNLADSRTPAAAAAMNLASSRTAVAPSAVNLADPRTPTAPAVNLAGARTPAALAALSLTGSGTPPNAANYPSSSRTPQAPAPANLVGPRSAHATAPVNIASSRTPPTLAPTNLTSARMAPALSGANLTSPRVPLSAYERISGRTSPPLLDRARSRTPPGGPGSRTPPAPPSQSRMISERAPSPVSKMVQAPPSQSVLPPAQDQPRSPVPSAFSDQPRSLLAPTAPVAGSQSLSSGSVAKTTSSVGDHNGMLSVPVPGVTHPEGGEPPASTGALQPAKERRSSSSSSSSSSSSSSSSSSSSSSSSGSSSSDSEGSSLPIQPEVALKRVPSPPPTPKEADREGRPQEPTPAKRKRRASSSSSSSSSSSSSSSSSSSSSSSSSSSSSSSSSSSSSSSTSSPSPAKPDPQALPKPASPKKPPPGERRSRSPRKPIDSLRDSRSLSYSPVERLRPSPQPSPRDQQSSEHGSRKGQRGESRSPGHKHRRETPSPRPVRHRSSRSP from the exons ATGTACAACGGGATCGGGCTGCCAACGCCCCGGGGCAGCGGCACCAACGGCTACGTCCAGCGCAACCTGTCCCTGGTGCGGGGCCGCCGGGGTGAGCGGCCTGACTACAAGGGAGAGGAGGAACTGCGGCGCCTGGAGGCTGCCCTGGTGAAGCGGCCTAATCCTGACATCCTGGACCACGAGCGCAAGCGGCGAGTGGAGCTGCGATGCCTCGAGCTGGAGGAGATGATGGAagagcaggg GTACGAGGAACAGCAAATTCAGGAAAAAGTGGCGACCTTTCGACTCATGTTGCTGGAGAAGGATGTGAACCCTGGGGGCAAGGAGGAgaccccagggcagaggccagc gGTCACCGAGACTCACCAGTTGGCAGAATTGAATGAGAAGAAGAATGAGCGACTTCGTGCTGCCTTTGGCATCAGTGATTCCTATGTGGATGGCAGCTCTTTTGATCCTCAGCGTCGTGCTCGAGAAGCCAAACAACCAGCTCCCGAGCCTCCCAAACCTTATAG CCTTGTTCGAGATTCCAGCAGTTCTCGTTCACCAACTCCaaagcaaaagaagaagaaaaagaagaaagatagagGACG CAGGTCAGAGAGCAGCTCTCCTCGAcgagagaggaagaagagttcTAAGAAGAAGAAGCACAG GTCAGAATCTGAATCCAAGAAACGAAAGCATAG GTCTCCCACTCCAAAGAGCAAACGTAAATCTAAGGACAAGAAGCGGAAGCG GTCTCGAAGTACAACACCAGTGCCCAAGAGCCGCCGGGCCCACCATTCAACTTCTGCTGATTCTGCTTCCTCTTCTGATACTTCCCGCAGTCG GTCTcgaagtgctgcaacaaaaaccCATACAactgccttgactgggcaaagtCTTTCCCCTGCTTCAGGGTGTAGAGGGGAGGGAGACGCACCTTCCAGAGAACCAGATACCACCAACACAGGGCATCCCAGCAGCCCGGAGCCCTCTGCAAAGCAGCCAAGTAACCCCTGTGAAGACAAAGACAAGAAGGAG AAATCTGCAGGTCGACCTAGTCCTTCTCCGGAAAGGAGCAGCACAGGCCCAGAACCATCTGCTCCCACTCTGCTCCTTGCTGAGCAACATGGCAGCTCCCCACAACCCCTTGCAACAACCCCTTTAAGTCAGGAGCCAGTGAACCCCCCTTCTGAGGCTTCCCCAACCCGGGGTCGTTTACCAACCAAGTCTCCTGAGAAACCTCCCCAATCATCTTCAGAGAGCTGCCCACCATCCCCTCAACCTACCAAAGTTTCTCGGCATGCCAGTTCTTCCCCTGAAAGTCCTAAACCCACACCAGCTCCTGGGTCCCGCCGAGACATTTCTTCTTCTCCTGTGTCCAAGAGTCACTCACGTGGCCGAGCAAAGCGGGATAAGTCACATTCTCATACTCCTCGTAGAGTGGGGAGGTCCCGTAGCCCTACCACCACTAAGAGGGGGCGATCGCGGTCTCGAACTCCAACTAAGAGAGGTCATTCTCGGTCCCGGTCCCCTCAGTGGCATAGGTCCCGGTCTGTACAGCGGTGGGGGCGATCTAGAAGTCCCCAGCGACGTGGCCGCTCTAGGTCTCCTCAGCGACCAGGCTGGTCCAGAAACAGAAATACCCAGAGAAGAGGCAGGTCTAGATCAGCAAGGCGAGGCAGGTCACACTCCAGATCCCCAGCCACCAGAGGCAGATCTCGTTCTAGAACACCAGCCCGGCGTGGTAGGTCTCGTTCTAGAACACCAGCCCGGCGCAGATCGCGATCCAGAACACTTACCAGGCGTAGATCTAGGTCTAGAACACCAGCTCGGAGAGGCAGGTCTCGATCTAGAACACCTGCTAGGCGCAGATCTAGGACCCGGTCAGTACGTCGAAGGTCTCGTAGTAGATCGCCAGCCAGGAGAGGTGGCAGGTCACGCTCTAGAACCCCAGCCAGGCATGGCAGGTCACGCTCTAGAACCCCAGCCAGGCGTGGCAGGTCACGCTCTAGGACGCCAGCCAGGAGAGGGAGATCTCGGTCTAGAACACCAGCCAGGAGAGGGAGATCTCGTTCTAGGACACCAGCAAGACGAGGGAGATCCCATAGTAGAAGTGTAGTTAGACGTGGGAGATCTCACTCTAGGACACCACAGAGAAGAGGCAGGTCTGGCTCATCATCAGAGCGGAAGAACAAATCCAGAACATCACAGAGGAGCAGGTCCAACTCaagttcagaaatgaaaaaatttcgcGTTTCTTCAAGGCGGAGcaggtctctctcttctccacgaTCTAAAGCAAAATCTCGCTTGTCTTTGAGGCGAAGCCTTTCTGGGTCCTCTCCATGTCCTAAACAAAAGTCTCGGACACCAGCAAGGCGCAGTCGCTCTGGATCATCCCAATCTAAAGCTAAATCACAAACACCAAGGCGAAGTCGTTCTGGCTCTTCACCCCCTAATCAGAAATCTAAAACACCGTCAAGACAAAGTCGTTCCAGTTCACCTCAATCTAAAGTGAAATCTGACACACCACCAAGGCAAGGGTCAGTAACAAGTCCCCAGGCAAATGAACAATCGACAACACCGCAAAGACAGAGCTTTTCTGAAACATCACCTGATCCTGAGATGAAGTCTAGGACCCCTTTGAGACTTAGCTGCTCTGAGTCCTCTCCTCCTAGAGTGAAATCTAGTACACCTACAAGACAAAGCCGATCTGGGTCATCATCTCCACAACCCAAAGTGAAGGCAATAACATCACcagtccagagccattctggttCATCTTCCCCAAGCTCTAGTAGGGTGACTTCTAAAACACCACCAAGACAAAGCAGGTCAGAGTCTCCCTGCTCCAGGGTGGAATCTAGATTGTTGCAAAGACAAAGCAAATCTAGGTCCTCCTCACCAGATACCAAAGTGAAACCTGGAACCCCACCAAGACAAAGTCACTCAGGGTCTACTTCGCCATGCCCCCAAGTAAAGCCTCAAACTTCACCAGGGCACAATCTTTCTGGATCAAAGTCACCATGTTTCCAAGAGAAGTCTAAAGACTCACCAGTAGCACAAAGTTGCTCTGGATCCTTCTCACTCTGTCCAGAAGTAAAGTCTAGCACTCCACCAGGAGAAAGCTATTTTGGCAGCTCATCTCTACAACAGGAAGAACAATCTCACATTTCACTAGATCCTAAATCTGATACTTTGAGTCCAGAAATGAGACAGAGTCATTATGAATCTCTGTTTCTGCAGAGCAAATCTCAGACACCTAAGGGTAGCCAGTCCCGGTCGTCTTCTCCAGAAACAGAGACTGTACCCAGATCTCCAATagcacaagaaagaaacaaagtatcACTAAGTCCTGGGCTTAAATCTGGAATGTCTCCTGAGCAGAACATATCCCAGTGTGACTCTTCCTTATATCCTGCAATGGACTGTAATTCTCTACTGGGGCAGAGTAGATTAGAGCCTTCACCTGAACCAGTAAAGAAAACAAGCTTACTCCTTCAGGAGGATATTGATGCATCATCTAGACTAAGTGGCAAAGTGAGTTCTTCTCCAGTACAAAATAGAACTGAGTCTTCACCAGTACTCAAAGAGACACCTAGAACCCCCTCAAAGGAAAGAGGTGGTGATGGGTCATCTCCAGATACAAAAGACCAAAGTAGTGTATTAGCTAAGCCAAGCCAAGATGAGGAGTTCATGGAGGTAGTAGAAGGGTCCTCAAGCCAAGTTCTGTCCCATTTATCTCCAGAACTAAAAGAAATGGCTGGAAGTAACTTTGAGTCATCTCCTGAAATAGAAGAAAGGCCTGCTATGTCTTTGACTCCTGACCAAAGCCAATTATCACAGGCTTCTTTGGAAACAGAAGTCCCTGCACTGACCTCAGCTTGGAGTGGGCCACATTTTTCTCCAGAACATAAAGAACTGTCTAACTCACCTCCTAGGGAGAATAGTTATGGGTCACCTTTAGAATTTAGAAACTCGGGCCCTGTTGCAGAAATAAGTACTGGGTTTTCTCCTGAGGTTAAAGAAGTTTTGACTGTACCTGTTTCTAATCAGCTGGAGACAGATCCATCTCTAGACATGAAAGAACAGTTGATGAGGTCTTCCAGATGCAGCAGTTCTGAGTTATCCCCAGATACAATGGAAAAAGCAGGCATGTCTTCAAGTCAGAGTGTCTCTTCACCAGTACTTGATACTACGCGTAGAACACCCTCAAGGGAAAGAAGTAGTTCTGCATCTTCTGAACTGAAAGATGGTTTACCCAGAACGCCCTCAAGGAGAAGTAGGTCTGGGTCTTCTCCAGGACTTAGAGATGGGTCTGGGTCTCCCTCAAGGCACAGCTTATCTGGGTCCTCTCCTGGAATGAAAGATATACCCAGAACACCATCCAGGGGAAGAAGCGAATGTGATTCTTCTCCAGAACCAAAAGCTTTGCCTAAGACTCCTAGGCCAAGGAGTCATTCTCCATCATCCCCAGAACTTAACAAGTGTCTTACcccccagagagagagaagtgggtcAGAGTCATCGATTGAACAGAAGACTTTGGCTAGGACTCCTCTTGGGCAGAGAAGCCGATCTGCATCTTCTCAAGAACTTGATGAGAAACCTAGTGCATCCCCTCAGGAAAGAAGTGAATCAGACTCTTCAGATTCTAAAGTTAAGACACGAATGCCACTTAGACAAAGGAGTCATTCTGGATCATCTCCGGAGGTCGAAAGCAAATCCCGACCTTCTCCTCAGCTCAGTAGGTCTGGCTCATCCCCTGAAGGTAAAGATAAGCCAAGAATAGCGTCCAGGGCACAAAGTGGTTCTGATTCCTCTCCGGAACCCAAGGCTTTGGCCCCTCGGGCCCTTCCCAGACGAAGCAGATCAGGTTCATCAAGCAAAGGCAGAGGCCCTTCTGAAGGAAGCAGTAGTTCTGAGTCCTCTCCAGAACACCCACCGAAATCCAGAATGGCTAGGAGAAGCTCTAGGTCATCAGTGGAGCCCAAGATTAAGTCTCGTACTCCACCTCGTCGCCGTAGCTCTAGATCATCTGAGATAACTAGGAAGACCAGGCTTTCCCGTAGAAGCCGTTCTGCATCATCCTCACCAGAAACTCGTTCTAGAACTCCCCCAAGACGTCGAAGAAGTCCCTCAGTGTCTTCCCCAGAGCTACCTGAAAAGTCAAGATCCTCGCGTCGGCGACGTTCAGCTTCATCCCCCCGCACTAAGACAACTTCAAGGAGAGGCCGATCTCCTTCACCAAAGCCCCGTGGGCTCCAGAGGTCCCGTTCCCGTTCACGGAGGGAGAAAACCAGAACCACCCGACGTCGAGATAGGTCTGGATCTTCTCAGTCAACCTCTCGGAGAAGACAGCGGAGCCGGTCAAGGTCTCGGGTTACTCGTAGGCGGAGAGGAGGCTCTGGTTACCACTCAAGGTCTCCTGCCCGGCAAGAGAGTTCCCGAACCTCTTCTCGGCGCCGAAGAGGTCGCTCTCGGACACCTCCAACTAGTCGGAAGCGTTCCCGTTCACGCACATCACCAGCTCCGTGGAAACGTTCCAGGTCCCGGGCCTCTCCAGCCACTCACCGGCGGTCCAGGTCTAGAACACCCCTGGTCAGCCGACGTAGGTCCAGGTCTCGAACTTCACCAGTCAGTCGGAGACGATCAAGGTCTAGGACATCAGTGACTCGAAGAAGATCTCGCTCAAGAGCATCCCCAGTGAGTCGAAGGCGATCCAGATCCAGAACACCACTGGTAACCCGCCGTCGTTCAAGGTCCAGAACACCAGCTCGCCGACGTTCCCGTTCTAGAACTCCACCAGTGACTCGCAGAAGGTCCAGATCTAGGACTCCACTGGTAATAAGGAGGCGATCTCGAAGCAGAACCTCACCTATCACTCGCAGAAGATCAAGATCCAGAACATCCCCAGTTACCCGTAGGAGATCTCGATCTCGCACAACTCCGGTAACTCGAAGGAGATCTCGCTCTCGGACCTCTCCAGTGACACGCCGCCGGTCTAGGTCTAGAACACCTCCAGCTATTCGGCGTCGCTCTAGGTCTCGAACCCCACTCTTGCCACGCAAACGTTCTCGAAGTCGCTCATCACTTGCTCTCCGCCGCCGTTCTAGATCTCGTACTCCTCGAACAACTCGGGGCAAAAGATCCTTAACAAGATCTCCTCCAGCCATCCGCAGGCGTTCTGTATCTGGGAGTAGTTCTGATCGTTCACGCTCTGCTACTCCTCCAGCAACAAGAAATCATTCTGGTTCTAGAACTCCTCCAGTGGCACTCAGTAGCTCCCGAATGAGTTGCTTTAGTCGTCCTAGCATGTCACCAACTCCTCTTGACCGCTGTAGATCACCTGGAATGCTTGAACCCCTTGGCAGCTCTAGAACACCCATGTCTGTCCTGCAGCAATCTGGTGGCTCTATGCTGGATGGTCCAGGTTCCCGAATTCCTGATCACGCTAGAACATCTGTGCCAGAAAATCATGCTCAGTCTAGAATTGCACTTGCCCTGACAGCCATCAGTCTTGGCACTGCTCGGCCGCCTCCGTCCATGTCTGCTGCAGGCCTTGCTGCAAGAATGTCCCAGGTTCCAGCTCCAGTGCCTCTCATGAGTCTCAGAACAGCCCCAGCTGCCAGCCTTGCCAGCAGGAttcctgcagcctctgcagcAGCCATGAACCTGGCCAGTGCCAGGACACCTGCCATACCAACAGCAGTGAACCTGGCTGACTCAAGAACGCCAGCTGCAGCAGCAGCTATGAACTTGGCTAGTTCCAGAACAGCAGTGGCACCTTCCGCCGTGAACCTTGCTGACCCTCGTACCCCAACAGCCCCTGCTGTGAACCTAGCAGGAGCCAGAACCCCAGCGGCTTTGGCAGCTTTGAGTCTCACAGGCTCTGGCACACCCCCAAATGCTGCAAACTATCCTTCCAGCTCCAGAAcaccccaggctccagcccctgCTAACTTGGTGGGTCCTAGATCTGCACACGCCACAGCTCCTGTGAATATTGCTAGCTCAAGAACCCCGCCAACCTTGGCCCCTACAAACCTCaccagtgctagaatggctccagctttGTCTGGCGCAAACCTCACCAGCCCCAGGGTACCCCTTTCTGCCTATGAGCGCATTAGTGGCAGAACCTCACCACCGCTTCTTGACCGAGCTAGGTCCAGAACCCCACCAGGAGGCCCAGGCTCCAGAACCCCACCAGCTCCCCCTAGCCAGTCTAGAATGATCTCTGAGCGggctccctctcctgtctctaaaatggtCCAGGCTCCTCCCTCACAGTCTGTTCTCCCTCCAGCTCAGGATCAGCCTAGGTCCCCTGTGCCATCTGCTTTTTCTGACCAACCCCGATCTTTGCTTGCCCCAACTGCCCCTGTAGCAGGATCTCAGTCCCTCTCCTCTGGGTCAGTGGCAAAGACCACATCCTCTGTTGGTGACCACAACGGCATgctttctgtccctgtccctggggTGACCCACCCCGAGGGTGGGGAACCACCTGCCTCTACCGGGGCCCTGCAGCCAGCAAAGGAGCGGCGGAGttcttcctcctcatcctctaGCTCCTCCTCATCATCGTCATCTTCGtcgtcgtcctcctcctcctcttccggCTCCAGTTCTAGTGACTCGGAGGGCTCTAGCCTTCCCATTCAACCTGAGGTAGCACTGAAGAG GGTCCCTagtcctcccccaaccccaaagGAGGCTGATCGAGAGGGACGACCTCAGGAGCCAACCCCAGCCAAGCGGAAGAGGCGAGCTAGCAGCTCCagttccagctcctcctcctcttcctcctcttcctcctcctcctcctcttcttcgtCGTCgtcttcatcatcatcttcttcctcttcctcctcctcctcttcctcttctacttcctccccttctcctgctAAGCCTGACCCTCAGGCCTTGCCCAAACCTGCAAGCCCCAAGAAGCCACCCCCTGGCGAGCGGAG GTCCCGTAGTCCCCGGAAGCCAATAGACTCACTCCGGGATTCCCGGTCCCTGAGCTACTCGCCTGTCGAGCGCCTTCGCCCCTCGCCCCAGCCCTCACCACGGGACCAACAGAG TAGTGAACACGGTTCCCGGAAAGGCCAGCGTGGGGAGAGCCGCTCCCCAGGCCACAAGCACAGGAGGGAGACACCTAGCCCCCGCCCTGTGCGGCACCGCTCCTCTAG GTCTCCATGA